Below is a window of Zygosaccharomyces rouxii strain CBS732 chromosome C complete sequence DNA.
CTGATGAAGTTAATCATTGCATTTGGTGCCAAACATAGAAGAATGATTGCAATGGTCGATGAAGGGGCTAACTATCcctctttggaagaaaatggaTGTACTTCAGTTGATTTCGGGTATATGGGGGAAAATTTACTGAACCAGGCTTTAAATGAACttgtaaaaaaattacagaaCTCTGGAGGCAGAGCTGATGATTCTACTATGGCGATTATTCTTTTACTTTCAAGCCTTGGaatatttttcaatgatgaTAGAGTTAATTGGAGAACTCACTATAACGGTGCTAAAAGAATTGTATTCAACGAGCTGGAGATCGATCAGAAATCTGAAGAACCCATAATATACTATCAAAAGGATTCACCACCACATTTCTTTGTAATGAGATGGTTTATCTATCTTGATGTTGTGGGCCCGCTGTCATCTGGTTTCTTCCATTCCAGATCAGAAGAAGTGCCAAGACCACACTTTAACTTCAATTTGTTTTATGGCGAGAAGTTCGACAAAAGTTCCATCGAATCATTAGAGGATATATGCCCGCTGAATGGAATGGACATGAAATTACTATCTTATTTGACTCGGGTCTCTCaattgatattgaaaaaaaaagcagTTTCAGTTGATCAAAATGATCATTTCGAAACGGTTGGTAAGGCAATTTGTCTGGATTACAAGATTTCGAATCATCTTCGGGAAAGTGAAGCAGAAAGAGATTTAGTAGTAAAAAGGTTAAAGACTTTATCAGATCCTTCAATGGAGAAACGTTTGGAACGTTATGACATTATAAGAAGCACAAATCTACTCTTTGGTTTAACTGGTATCTTACAACTACGACGCAGAATAGTTGAAATGTCACAAGCCAGCGAGTTGGTTACCCAATTAGTTCAAAAAATTACTGATCTTATTCGCGAGAAGATTACCGTAAATTCTCCTTCCCTTTCTTGCTTGTCTTTCTGCTTTTTCACCGTCGGATGTGAATTGGTTGATGAGTCCATGTCTATTCATCGTAGTGTTTATCGTGATCGACTCATGTCATTATGGAAGAGAGGTGTTCCGAGCGTTCTTCAAGCAGTTAATGTCATGGAGGAATGTTGGCGTCTAAAAAAACCTTGGTGGGTCattcttgaagaaaagaacttAGACATATGCCTTGCATTTTGAAGTTATAATTATCATGTCATTGATATTATTCtgtttctatttttttctacAGAAGAAAATTTATGATTCATTACAAAGTCTGAGCAATACATTCTAATTCAACTTTCAGTTTTGGATCTGGGAAACTAACCACTATACAACTTCTAGCTGGTGCACCAGGAAAATATTCCTGATAAATTTTATTAACTGGAGCTGCAAATGAACCGTCCGCAACGAAcaacaaaactttcaacaCGTTGTCGATTGAAGAACCACTTGCTTTTAatacatttttcaaattttctaaagCATTACGCACCTGCTggtccaattcttcagctaATGTACCAGTTTTAGGATCAGTACCCACACAACCGGAAGTAAAgaccaatttctttgcATCTGCGGTAACATAGGCAGGTGATAAAAGGCTGCTTCCTCCAAGAGGTCCAACTTGATTCCAGGTGATTTGAGTGGGCATTTTTGATGAGTTTTTTAGACTCTTGATCTGTTAATGAGTATTATTTACCTTTTACATGAAGAATCCGAGAACTGACCACCTTTATATATTCCAACTATCTAATCTATACAAATTCTACCTCCCAAAATGGAATAGCATTGTCTCATGCTATCAGTACCAGAATTGGTTGCTACATCATTCAGATTGACCAATTAGGATAGTATCTGAAATCGACTTCCGCTGTTGACTACTATTGAATTTTCCCATATGgtcaaaaagaaattcagAAGACAGTCCTTATTTGACACCTTTAACCCTTTTTCTACATTGATAGGATATGACGTCAACAAATATTAGAGCAACATTTCATAAGGACCCTGGAAATGCTGAATGGCGAATTGTAATGTTTGTcctaaaaaaaaaatagaaaattgTAACCTTAAACATAACCGCCAAAATTGGCACATAACCTATATTGTACTTATCTAATCTAAAATATGAATTTTAAAACCTTCTTTACCTGGAGCGAGCTCTTCTTTGAGTTGCAATTGAGGAATGGTATAATCACCACCATTCTGAGATCTATAAGCAATTGGTTTGGTACTTTCGAAGGttgcaattctttctctcaAGCTGGATTCAATCGCTTTGAATCTGTTCTCATCGACAAAATTACTATCAAATACAACGAATGGCGGTAATGCCTGATAACCAGCATAGAAGAAAATACCATGGTTTATGGGGAAtaataaatcttcaattggtCCACTGACACTTCTACCACTATATGTATTCCCCTTACCACCAATTCCAGTAATCAGCATAGCACGTTTGCCTTTGAACAACCCATCACCATAGCGAACATGTTtcttatcatcatcatatCTACCATATCCGATCCCATATGAGAAAACACGTTCAACCCATCCTCTCAAAATTGCTGGCATCGAAAACCACCAGAAGGGGAACACAAAGACCAAGGCATCTGCCCagaataatttttcatgttctTTTTTAACGTCCTCTGAATATGCATTCTCTTCATATGCCTGCTTAGATCCCAAAATAacattgaatttttcagatttatCGTAATGTGGGAAATCATCTATATCTATAGcacttttccaattctgaGCATAAAGATCTGTAAGCTGTATTTCGTCACCTTGTTTCTCAAACTGATCTTTGGCCACCCTAGCCAAAGAGGCAGTCAGGGAAGCCTTTTCTGGATGTGCCAATAATATTAGTACCTTCATAACAAAGAATTTTCGTCGAAATAGAAAGATATAGATATAATCGCGATGTTTCTCTTACGAACGACGGCAATAGATTCGACATTTTCCAAGGTTTTTCACCTTATTATACCATCGATAGCAGGCTGCAAATAACTGTGTTATACAAGGTATCTTCGATCAGCTGTTGACCCCCTGCTTACAAATTTGTATTACAGCAATGTTAAACAATATTCTTCGTTTTACCCACATATGTCTTCCTGTGTGTTAGAACCTCTAATGTGTCTCACCGTTTGATACAGCCGTACTCGCTCCAAATGGACTTAGAACCTCCATCTTTATCTACGGCAGTTAACGAACGAGGAAGGTGTTAAAAAcatgttgaagaaaattaaaTAGGAAACTCAAACTTATCAGTTTATTGATAAGCATATCCATTAAGATCAACCTTGGTAAATCGCTGTCGAGTAACACCATCAGTTCGTGATGGCATGTTGGGATTAGATTACAGTAGCAGATACAGAAGCATCAATCAATGCCTCTTCACAAAAGTAGAAAGTCTTTATAGCCTTGACGGGGTATATAAGGACCAGTGAAATATGAACATCTCGAAGTAATCTGTCCAGTTGTGATTTCAATAACaaaaaatcatcattaaaGAAGACTAATAATAAACCAAATCTCTTCTAAGCAATGACTGTTtctgttgaaaaatctacTACTCCAAGCGAACCATCCTACTGCTTCCAAGCAACTGTTGACAATATCGGCCCACAAGTTGTTGGCGGTAGAGGAGTTCGTATTGATATCGAAAACGAAGGTAAAGTTTACAAGAATATTTTAGATGGTGTTACTGGTGCAGCTGTTGGTGCATTGGGATGGGGCGATGATGAAATCCTTGAAATCATTAACAAGGCAGCTAAGGAATCTACTTATTCATTTGCACCAGTGATGTCTAATAAGAGTTCAGAAGCATTGGCTAAATTTTACATTGACCGCTCACCACCAGGTGTTTTTTCAGCTGCCTTATGGGTGACTTCCGGTTCTgaaagtaatgaaaatgCTCTAAGAATCATTAGACAGTACTATTTGGAACGTGGATTACCTAACAAGGTGAAATTAATCTCTAGAGAAAGTTCATACCATGGATTTACTTTGGGGGCTCAAGGTATTTCATCGAATCCAAAAACTGTTCCATATCAACCATACTTGATGGATCAAAAGAATATCGCCCTAAAGATGCCAGCAGCTTACGCATACCGTTGGAAGAAAGATTCTGAAACTGAAGAACAATATGGGAAGAGATTAGTTgacattttggaaaaaatgattttagACAATGATCCAGAAACTATTGCTGCAGTTATTGTGGAAACTTTACCAGGTTCTTCCTTGGGTACTacaccaccaccaaaaGGTTATTTGAAGGGTATCAGACACCTCTGTACCAAGTACGATATTATATTCCAATTGGATGAAGTTATGTGTGGTACTGGTAGGGCTAACCCACATGGTAAATTGAACTGCTGGGAAAACTTCTTGGATCCATCTGAAGGTCCTGATATTCAGACGGTTGGTAAAACTCTTGGTTCCGGTTACGTTACAATCGCAGGTGTCTTAATCGGTCCAAAGATTAGAAATGCTTTCGTTAATGGATCTAATACAGTGTTTGGTGGCCACACCTACTCTTCTCACGGTTTCAACTGTTCAGTGGCTCTGGGAGTCCAACAGAAGATTGCTAGGGAGAATTTGGGTGCTAACATCTTTAAGATGGGTACTTTACTAAATAAAAAACTAACAGAAAGCCTACTATCCACGGATAATATTGTTGGTGATGTGAGAGGGGTTGGTGGTTTCCAATCTGTGGAATTCGTTAAAAACAGAGACACTAAAAAACCTTTTGGTCCTGAGGCCAACATCATTGGACGTTTCAAGCCTCTTTGCTTTGAAAATGGCTTGGCTATCATGGGTATGCCAGCAAACACAAATGGTATCTCCGGTGACCTTGTGCTCTTTGCACCATCATTTATCGTtactgaagatgatatcAATGAAATCGTTACAATCTTTGTCAAATGTGTCAATAACTTCAGTAAGACATTAAAACAGGAAGGTGCCTGGTAAATTCAAATGAGAAATGTCAATTAACTATGTATATGTCTTAGGTGAAATACTTCTTTAGTTATAAGTAATTAAATCTTCAACTAGTCATCATCACACTTATGCTTCTATTCGCCCTGAGATGACCGGTATTTCAACTTACACAAGACATCTTTTAGATAATTGGTGGGAGAAATTAACAAAGTTTCATGTTACCAAGTGCTTTGCTGACTCATATGTGTCTTCAAAAAATATCTCTATCGAATTTTATCTCATGTATTTTACAAGATCAGGAATAACTAGATAAGTACGTTACCTAATTTACCATACCAGGTTGTAGGTTCAATGACGATTTCATTActttcttcctcatcagcCATATCTATCTTTGGAATCAATTCGGAACGAATCTCCTCCATATCTCTAAATCTCCATTCTTTATAATAAGCTGTTCCCATAATAAAGAGAACCACAACGAAACCAATGGTAATATAGTTGGCAAAGAAGTCACTTACAGACCAATTACCTTTTGTGAAAACTGCATACCCATTTGTCAAACTTAAGATAACGAAAAAGCATCCAGAAAAGTATGCAAAAATCCTTTGGAATGGTTTTCTAAATTTTATCCTATCATTtagatccaaataatcGATGACTCTCCTGAACCTGACATAAGTGATCGATACAAAGACCCAACTGATAAAACCAGAAATAGTTGAAATGTTTGTTAACCAAGTGAACACTTGTGAAGCAGAGTTAGAACAGTTCAAATAGGCCAGAAAACAGAAGCATGAAGGTACAATGATGCTGTAATAGGGTACACCGTATCTGTTTACCCTTGCGAAAATTTTAGGAGCATTGCCTTTGAGGGCCATAGAATGTAGCATTCTGGAGGCACCATACATTTCTGCTGTACCCGCCGAATAGGCACCAGTAAGAATAGCAGCATTGATAATATGTGGAAGTACTTTAATACCAACCTCTTTGATTCCGATGACAAATGGTGAAGCTGCAGCATTGGATTGTCCTGAGGCAATGGCACTCAACAAATTCTGATTATCATAACCTACTGTAACTCCCACGACCAAAGCACCTCCGATGTAGAATAGCATTAGTCTCCAAACAAACCGATTAGCAGCCCTAGGCATGTTTCTACGAGGACGATCTGCTTCTGCGGAGCATGAAGTAAGTGTCTCCGGTGATAATATAAAGGCAAATCCGCTCTTAATAATAGCGGTCCAAACTgcaagaaattttccagTGTTACCAGTAGAAATATGTGGTTTAAAAGCTCCAGGATGTTTCCAATAGTGAAATCCTAGAACATGGTGTTGATTGggaccaccaccaaagaaaatcaCAACACCCAAAATGATTAACCCAGTAATGGTAATCAATTTAATCATTGAGACCCAAAATTCACTTTCACCGAAGACCTTAACAGGTAGAGCAGTAACCGCAATAGTTATCACGataaaaattgaaacaaatATAGCGGAATTAGCATCCGTCCAATACTGAATTAACAATGTAGAGGCGGTAATTTCACTGGGCGCAATCATGGCCTGCGCATAGAATAGATTCCAACCACACATAAACGATAATGGCCTATTCAAATAGGCTCTGGCTAATGCGTACATTGATGCTTCACCTGGAATCGGTGTTAAAACAACCATTTCGGTTAATTGATGCATAATAGTCCAAACAAAGAACGACATGATGATATATGAAATAAGTAGAGGTGCTGGACCGCATGTACTGAGTGCTCCACCGGTACCAATGAAAAGACCAGTCCCAATGGCACAACCAAGCGCAATCAACTGCATGTGTCTCGATTTGAGACCTCTTTGCATTTGATGCGAAGgtttttcatcaataagAACATCTATGGAGCCTCGTTCCAAATCATCCTCTTGGATTGATTCTGTAACGAAGTTCTCTTTAACCTTCATATCACTAGCTCCTTGCCCAATTGGTGTTGCTGTTGAAGACGAATATCCTACCACACTTTGCATTTCGATATCCATGTTTGACAGACACTCGAAGTATAATCACCATGGATCGTTTACACCACTATTTctccaatttgaaaatcaaTTATGTCCAATGCTTTAATACTACTCATGCCGATACGGTTGCTACAGAAATCAAAGAGCTAAAATGTAAGGCTATCAGTAGATGCCTTGCGAGCGAAATATTCCAGATGAAGGAAATTCTTGACACGGATTGCACGAGATCCTAATCTTTCATTCGACTGTACTTGGGAGACACTATTTGCTACGGCCATTATCTTTATCGCAGATCAGATCAAATATTTTACCGAAGGACGCATGATATCGTAGTTTCAATAGTGACGCCATTACAGCGCGTAAAAGCTTTTGGATAGTAAACGTACACGTTTTccgaaaaaaaaaagaagcagGGAAACTTGATTGGTCCATACAccttttacaaaattctttCGGTTTTTAATCTTGTTATCTGTTGAAGCTCAATCTACCGATAGCTGAActcattttgaaatcaaCGGCCGGACTTGCCAACTTTTTGGTTGcgaaaaaggaaaatgtAACCATAACAACTATCTTGTTGATTTGATAGTAGATAAAGGGTACTGACCTCTTTATACTTCATTACGGCGTAAGGTTCTATCATTAGCATTTTGAACTTAAACAAAGCTATCAGGAGCCCCATATTAATAAAAGGTCGGATTTCCAACCTCCGTTAAATGCACTAGCATGGATACAATCAGTGATCATGGAATGGTATATAAGATTCTTGCAAGACTCGCAGCGAAAATACGTGATTATTCTCCTCTGCTTGGGAGTGGAAAGCATATAGTGGTAAGGTAACAATTAGACAAGTATGTTTTGCAAAAAAGTTTTGCGTGATAGGAGATTACGGGGTATTCTTGATACGGTGAAACACAAGAAGATTTCTCCAGTTCAATCGAGAAGCCTCTCTTTAGCAAGAAAACTTAGTACTCAGACCAGATCCAAAAATATTCTTAAAAGTTCTTCTCTTCTGGCCGGTGGATCTGTACTTGCTGCACTGTTAAGTTTATCTGCTCTGGATTTTTCTGATGGTGACATTCCGGTTAAAGAGGTCATGTTACACAATAATGTCAATGACTGCTGGATTGTTCTGAATGGAGAGATTTACGATGTGACATCTTTCATTGGGAAGCATCCTGGTGGTGCAGCTAGATTGTTGGAAGTTGCTGGTAGAGATGCTACCGCGAAATTTCTGCAAGTGCATTCACAGGAAGTTTTGGACAGAATGAAGAATCATCTAATTTACATTGGTAAATTAAAGGGTAGATTTGAGCTCGTCgtttctgaagaagaattgagaatCGAAGAAATGAAGGCTAAGATCCCACCAATAGAAAGAATCTTTAATCTTTCAGATTTTGAAGCAATTGCCAAACAAGTTCTCCCTAAAAGCACCTTCACCTTTTATGCTACTGGTTCCTCTGATGAATTTACTTTGAGAGAAAATCACTACGCCTATAGCAGAATTTTCTTTAAGCCAAGGATTTTGCAGGACATTGATCCGAGTGAAGTCGATTGCAGTACCACCTTATTAGGTGCAAAAGTGGATGCTCCTTTCTACATCAGTGGATTTGCAGGTTCAAAATTAGCTCATCCACTGGGTGAAAGAAACTTACAAATTGCTGCTTACAACGCCAACGTGATGGAAATGGTTCCAAAACAAAACTCTTATGGCCCAGAGGAATTTTACTCAACAGTTCCCGATGATCAAAGCCAATGGATGCAATATCATTTCTCAACTCCTGAAGAGGTTTTAAACTTTGACAAAGTTGTCAGAGAAGCCGAAAGCCGTCCTAGCGTGAAAGGCATTTTCTTTAACGTTGATCTTGCTGACATCGGTAACAGAGAAAAGGATTCAAGACGAAGAGTTATGGACGCGGATAATATATCTGACTTGAATGCTATCGTTAATAATAGAATGGGCAATCACCCTAAATTTAGCTGGAAAGACGTGGAAAAAATCGTTTCTAGCACAAACTTACCAATAGCTCTCAAAGGTGTTCAAAGAGGCGAAGATGTCGTTATGGCAGCTAAAAAAGGTGTTAAAGCCGTAGTTTTATCAAATCATGGTGGTAGACAACTCGATTTCTCCAGACCACCATTAGAAGTGTTAGCAGAAGCTAAtgaaatgttgaaaaagcAAAATATGCAAGGcgatattgaaatttatctGGATGGTGGTGTCCGTAGGGGTTCCGATATTGTTAAGGCCCTATGTTTAGGAGCAAAAGGTGTTGGATTAGGGAGACCATTTCTTTATGCCATGGCAGGCTACGGTGAAGAAGGTGTTGATCATCTAATAACCATTTTAAAGGAAGAGATTAAAAACAATATGAGACTCTTGGGTGTGACGAAGATAGAAGAGTTAAACGAAAGTTTTGTCGACTACAATAGTTTGAAGTTCCGCGTACCAAAGGCTAATGACTCGTTATATGACAATGCATATATGCCATTAACTTTTCCTGAATTTAAATAGTTTTATATTCTTATTTATACCGACGAAAGGATTCGTTGTTGCAATGGGCTTGATAATTGAATTGTGGATACTGTAGATTGCCGTTAAACGCGATGATAACAGATGTCATCTTTAAATGCACGTGTTCCTCAAGTACATAACGTTGTTGTCATGACGCGTGAATAATGTAAACAAGCGCGTGAATAATGTAAATAAGCAGTGTAAACATACCGTACATGGATATCTTTACTCGCAATATACGAATGCTGTCAATTTAAGAAAGTCAATACTCGTATTATGTGACTCAGTCCACATGATAATCAGGTGATACCTGGTGGTTTGTAAGCATATTGAAATCCTAAAAAGAGCGCCGATAGCGATGCTTTAACAAACATTGTGTTTGAATAACATGTGAATAATCTGGCCCTCAACTAATTCCATTTATTATTCGAAAATATCTGTAGAAGTGTTGACGTGGGTAGTGGGGCTTTGAGTTATTTAAGCACTCCGATGCATACGGCAGGGTTCGAACATTCCATCATGTGGTTTCCATGTAATTTATTTCTAGCTATGGACGAAAGACGGactttttttcaacatcgGACTTCGTGAGCTAAAGTATTTGGCTTAAAATCTCGAGGTTTATAACAGCTAATGCACAAGTAAACATAAAGCGAATTAAACCCGTTCGCTTAATAATGGCGTACAATCCTCTCGGATAAAGGATGACTTTTAGTTCAACTTGAAAAGTATAAAAGACGAACTGATGAAGAGACACTAATTCTCGACTCATCATTACAAAAGTACCACATCGAATACAATCACAATGGCTGTTTTAGTTACAGGTGCTACAGGTTTTATTGCCCAATGGGTCTTGGATTATTTGTTGAAGGAGAATTACCAAGTTATCGGTACTGTTAGATCTCAGGAGAAGGGAGACAAGTTACACAAGCAGTTTGGAAGTCCTTCGAATTTGAGCTTTGAAATCGTGAAGGATATTTCCGATACAGAGGCCTTTGAACCTCtcttcaagaaaagagGCAAAGAAATTGACATTGTGTTGCACACTGCATCACCTTTCCACTTTAACACTAACGAATATGAAAAGGATCTATTGATTCCTGCGTTGAACGGTACAAGAGGTGTTCTTAATGCCATCAAGAAGTATGGTGATGTGAAGAAGGTTGTCGTCACGTCATCTTATGCCGCGATCACAGATATGGTGAACTCAGGTGATGGTAGCCTTGTCTTCACTGAGAAGGATTGGAACCCAGCCACTTGGGAAGGGTGCCAGACTGACGCCATGAATGCCTACTGtgcttcaaagaaatttgcGGAACAGGCAGCTTGGGAGTTTTCCAAGGAGACTGGTGTGTCACTGACCACTATCAACCCTGTTTTCGTGTTTGGACCTCAGAAATTTGATGAGGATGTTACATCTCAGTTGAACACTTCGAATGAAATAATCAATGGGTTAATTCACAGCAAGCCAGGTGATAAACTTGAACCAGATTTCCATGCTGTCTATGTGGATGTTCGTGATGTTGCAAGGGCCCATTTGATTGCATTCCAAAAGGATACTGCTGGTGAAAGACTGGGTCTTTCTAATGGTAGATTTAGCTCTCAGGGCATCCTTGATATATTGAATGAAAAGTTCCCTCAATTGAACATTTCCAAGGGACCTGAACCTGGTAAGGAAGATACAAAGCCTGCTGCGAAGTTTGACAACAGACACTCTAAGGAAGTGCTAGGATTTCCATTCATCAGCCTTGAGCAATCAGTGTACGATACCGTGGCAcaggttttgaaaaaagaggGACGTTTATAGAGAGCAGAGGGAgtcgaatttttcataaaagaaaataaaaggGTTTTGAGCTTTTACAGGTAGGTAAATGTATGTACTTTTAACTTGAACCTTGGTTAAGCGCTCATCGGAAAGTTCTTCGAGTAGACACGGTATTTGGGGGAAGACAAGAGTTTTTGTCAATGAAATTGcaattgaatttgttgTATGAATAGTGCAAaggttcaaaaattcatggTCATATGTGTTTGTTGTTTTGAGAATGCAGGACTGCAGCATTTAGCTTCCATACAATTATGACATCATGTTGATGGTAGGCATTGGTAATCTGACCGCCGTGTAATTGGCGAATACAACGAGCCAAGAGAGGATCTTAGGTATGAAGAGATAGCATTCGAGAATCGTGCAGTCTAAGCCAAACCTGATGCGATTGATGTGTTTTAATTGATAAGTTTAAAGTTTTGACAACTATGTAATGGGAGTTAGTACCTAAACGCTACCACGTAAGGTTAGTAGAAGATGCTTTATTCTGTTGATGATGGAAAACTAATGACATATAAATAATGACTTTGGTTGAGGAATTTGCAGATCACAACAATGCTGAATAGAACTACATTAACTATAAAAGG
It encodes the following:
- a CDS encoding SDR family oxidoreductase (similar to uniprot|P53183 Saccharomyces cerevisiae YGL039W and similar to uniprot|P53111 Saccharomyces cerevisiae YGL157W), giving the protein MAVLVTGATGFIAQWVLDYLLKENYQVIGTVRSQEKGDKLHKQFGSPSNLSFEIVKDISDTEAFEPLFKKRGKEIDIVLHTASPFHFNTNEYEKDLLIPALNGTRGVLNAIKKYGDVKKVVVTSSYAAITDMVNSGDGSLVFTEKDWNPATWEGCQTDAMNAYCASKKFAEQAAWEFSKETGVSLTTINPVFVFGPQKFDEDVTSQLNTSNEIINGLIHSKPGDKLEPDFHAVYVDVRDVARAHLIAFQKDTAGERLGLSNGRFSSQGILDILNEKFPQLNISKGPEPGKEDTKPAAKFDNRHSKEVLGFPFISLEQSVYDTVAQVLKKEGRL